The Amycolatopsis umgeniensis DNA segment GCTGAAGACGTACCACGCGGACATGGTCCCGAGGTCGTCGTTGCCGGTGACGCCATTGGGCGCGTTGGTGAACAACGTGTGTGCCGCCCGGACGACGGCCGAGGTCTTCCACGGCTGCCCGGTCAGCGTGTACATCCAGGGCGAGTGCAGATCCGGCTCGTTGTTCGGGTTGTAGCGGAACTGGTTGTAGTAGTTGTACGGGCCGACGACCCATTCCTCGCGCACGGTCTTCGCCGGATCCTTGACCAGATCCCCGTAGGCGAAGAAGTCGTCGAGCCGCTTGCCGACGTTCTCCTTGCCGCCCATACGGTCGACGAGGCCGGGCACGTCCTGCTGGGTCAGCCATTGGTACTGCCACGACGTGCCCTCGTGGAACCCGTCCTGGCTCTGTGGGTTGAAAGGCTTGCCCGCCGGGCTGAACCACTCCCCGCCTTCGAGCTTCGGCCGGTAGAAACCGGTGAAGCCGCGGTCGGTCACCGACGAGTCCCACAGCGTGCGATAGCTACGTCCCTTGTCCGCCAAGGCCTTCGCGTCGTCCTTCTTGCCGAGACCGGCGGCCATGATGGACAACGAGCAGTCCGCGAGCGCGTACTCCAAGGTGGCCGAAGCGCCGTGGTCCGGGTCGGTGTCCTGCCCCTTCTTCGGGAAGTCCTTGTCGTACTGGACGAACCCGTCCTTCTGGTAGCTCGCGTTCCCCGAGCGGCCCTGGAACGGCGAGGACGCGGGTGGGATCTCGCGCGAGTTCCGCAGAAGTGCCTGGTACGCCTTGAACTCCTGTCCGGACAGCGCGCCGAAGCGCCACAGGTCGACCAGGAACGGGGTGACCGGATCGCCGGTCATCGTGTTCGTCTCCTGGTTCGCGTACGCCCAGCGCGGCAGCCAGCCGCCCTGGTCGTGGATGGCGAGCACGGATTTCGCGACGTCCTTCGCCCGCGCCGGCCGCAACAGCGCGAGCAGCTGGTTCTGCGTGCGATAGGTGTCCCACAAAGAGAAGAACTCGTAGTACGTCCACCCGAGCGCGCGGTGGATCTTGTCGTCGAACCCGCGATAGCGGCCGTCCGCGTCGTTTCCGGTCAGCGGCTGCAGCAGCGCGTGGTAGAGCGAGGTGTAGAACACCGTGCGGTCGTCCTTCGCCCCGCCCTTGATGTCCACTGAGGACAGTTCCTTGCGCCAGGCGCGCTGGGCTCCGTCACGGACGGCGTCGAAGGAACGGCCCTTGTCGGACGCCAGGTTCAGCTTGGCGCCGAAAGCGTCCACGTGGGAGATCGCGGTCGTCGCGGTTACCTGCCCGCCGCCGAAGGTCAGCCAGGCGCCGCGCAGGCCCTCGCCACCGACCGACTCCTTCGAACCCGGCGTGCCACCTGTCGGCGACCAAGTGCCGAAGGATTTGAACGGCTTGTCGAACGTCGTGGTGAACCAGGTCTTGTACGGCTTCCCGCCGCAGAACGCCTGCGACTCCACCATTCCTTCGACCGTCCGGTCCCCGACGACGCGGATCTGGCTCGCCGTCACGGGTTCCTTGTCGTTGGCCTGCCCGACGTTGACGAAAACGTTCGCGTCGCCCGATTTCGCGAAGGTGTACCGCTCGACACCGGTCCGCGTGGTCGCGGTGGCCTCCGCGTCGACGCCGCCGTAGCCGGTGAGCCGCACCTTGTAATAGCCGGGCTTCCCGATTTCGCCCTCGTGCGTATACGGCGAGGCGTACTTCTTGTGATCGAACGTCTCGGGTTTGGCGGTGTCGAACGCCGCGCCGGGCCCGACGGCGCCCGTGGTGGGCAGGGACGACACGAGGCCACCCTGCTCCCAGCAGCCCGCGCCGGACAGGAAGAAATGCCCGAAGCCGCGGATCGCGGTGTCGTCGTAGCGGTAACCGGCGTAATGCGACGAGATGGGGCTGACCTGCGTCATCCCGAAAGGCGCCGACGCACCGGGGAAGGTGTTGCCGTCGTCCTTGGTGCCGATGAAGGTGTTGACCGCGTCCACGGGGTCGCCACCGGGTGCCGCCGCCGCGACGGGCGTGAGAAGCCCGGCGGGGACGACGAGTGCGGTGAGCAACCCGGCGACGCGGGTCGAAGTGCTTGCGGGCATGGGGAAGGCCGCCTCCTGACAACGTTGTCGCTGCCTGCCCACTTTCGACAAGGACGGACCATCTGGTCAAGAGGTCCGTCAAACCCTGTCCGATTCAGGACAGCGGGAGCACGAACGCCGCGACCCGGACCGAGCCGGTCCCCGACTGCCGCAGCCCCTCCAGCACGATCTCGGTCAGCTCACCCTCGACGTCCAGCTCGACGACCTCGCGGGACACGTCCTCGCCGGCCCCCAGCTCGGTGGCCAGCGAATCGCCGTCGACCAGCAGCCGCACCCTCCCGGTCGTCCCCGCGCCCGCGACGGTCTCGATGATCAGCCGCACCTCGCCCGACGTGACGAACGCCCGCAGCAGCGGCTCCCACTCCGCCGATTCGGTCCCCGGCCAATCGCCGGGCCGGGCGGGCGCGAACGGCTCACCGAGCGCGAACCCCGCCGAAACCGGCGCCGGGGCCGACATCGCCATCGCGACCCTGGGCGCGCCCGCCTCCAGCAGCCGCAGTCGCCGCTGGATCTCGCGCAGCTCCGACACCAGCGTGTCGGGTTGGTAGACCTTGCTCATGCCGCCTCCGCGCAGGAATGGAACGCGCTCATCCGGTCCCCAGTATCGGTGCCACGGTCAGCACGACCTCCTCCTGCCCGGCGTCGTCGCCGGGAGTGACCGAGAAGCCGAGGATCCGCACGGTGACGTCGAGCAGGTCCCCGGCGAAGAACGGGTCGTCGATGAGCACCCGCGCGTCGTCGCCGACCGAGTACGAGCCGACGATCGGGTCCAGATCGGCACGCACGGTCAGCTCCGGCAGCACCACCGGCCGACGCCGGACGGCGAGTTCCCCGGCGACGTGCGCCGCGAGCAGGGCCGGGTCGGCGGTGTCCAGTTGCGGCGCCGCCGCCTCCAGCAACGGCCACCCGGCCGCGTGCGCGCTCGGATCGGCGCGGATCACCGGCGCCCCCGTCTGCCCGCTGGACGTGCCCAACATGCGCGTCGCCATGCTCGCCGCGTCACTCGGCCAGCCGAAGTCGATCAGGTTCGCGCCGTACTCCCAGACGTTGGCGTCCGCGGCGAGGCCAAGACGAGGATGACCGAGGCGCAGCGAACGGCGCGGAGTCCCGTTCTCGTCGTACTGGACGTCGAAAGCGAAGTCGAAACCGCCCTCGGCCCCGGAGAGGTCCCTCAACACTTCGCCGACGGCCTTGCATTCCGCAGGCGCGTAAGAGATCGAGCGCGTCACTCCGGAAGTCGCCGGTCCGGTGATCACCACGCCGAGATCGCCGTCCGCATGCGCTTGGGCCAGCGCGATCACGCGGGCGGCGACCTCGAGCTGATCCCCGCTGCAGGTGAACGGCGCGGCCAGATCCGCGGGGTCGAGCATGAACCGGTGATCGAAGTACGACAGGAAGTCCGAGGCGCCCAGCTCCAGGACACCGTTCGCCGCACTGTAGCGGCTGGTCCAGAGCACACCGCCCCACAACAGATCGCCGTTCCGTTCCACGTACAGCGCGGTCCGGCCCGGCTCGGTCAAGAGCCGCGGCTCGCGCATCCGGATCTCCGGGTCGTCCACCCGCAGCCTGCCGCGAAAGCCGCCGCTGTCATTGAGCTTCTTGTCGAAGGAAACACCGGACAGCGGAAGTTCGTCGAGGATCGCCCCGGTCCGGACGTCGGCGATCAGGTAGACGTAGCTCGCACCCACGCCCGGCGCCTAGAAAGCCGGGAACGACAGGCCGTCGAGCGACACCCAGGTCGGGTAACCGCCCGCCGGTCTGGGGATCCAGAACTGACCGTTGGGCAAGATGTTGGCACGGTGCGGAGCGCCATCGATGAGGATCGGGACGATCATCTCTTTGGTCGGCCAGGAGGACAGCTCCAACGCCAGGCTTGCCGTGGTGCCGATGGGGGTGGGGGTCACATCTTTGGCACCCGAGCCCTTGATCAGGCCGCGCAACTGGACGAAGCCTTGGTCGTCCACCAGCATCTCAGGGCCGTGGTACCGCTGGCTGTTGTAGACCTGCCATCCGTTTGCCGGGCTCAGGGGTTTCCACCGGTCCCGGTCCCTCGGCTGGGCGAATCGCTTCCAAGCGCCTCCCTGGAACACCTGCAGCTCACCGGAGTCCAGGCGATAAGCGAACTGTCCCGGATACGCCTGTGCGGAACTGGGCGCTTCCAGTGCCCGCGTCAGCGGCAGGATCCCGCCCGTCGCGGCGGTGAATCTCCGCCGATCGGTGAATTCCGGCTGTTCACCGACCTTGCGGACCCGGATCTCGGCGAGTTCCATGATGGCCGAGGCGGTGTTGTTCGTCGGCGGTCTGCTCGGCGGGTCCTTGCTCTCCCCCGCGTAAAGGTTCACCACGAACTCGTTGCCGATGATCTCCGCCACCACCAGGTCGATCCTCTGCAAGGTGGGATGCGCGGCCCCGAGGGGCAGTTCCTTGACCGCGTCCAGACTCACCGAATAGGGGCCATCAGCGGGATTGTTCTTGTTGCTCAACAAAGCCTGGAACGGAGTGATCTTGAGCTTGCCCGCGTCCAGGACCACCTTTCCCGGGTCGCCCGCCGTCCACCGGATTCCCTGCCTCACGCGCAACGGATCGAGCGAATCGCCTCCGGTCTCCGCTTGGAAGGACGTTCCGGTGACGAGCCGGGCATCGCGGGCGTCGACCCCGTTCACCCAACCCGGCTTCCGCTCTGCCATCTCAGACTCCCCTCAGACCCAGGCGTCGCGCCAGCTCACCGAGAGCCAGGCCGGCGTGCTGTCGTCGAACGCGTCGAAAGTGATGTTCGTGGTGCCCGGCGGGAGCCCGAACCAGCGAGACCCCGGTAGCAATCCCGCCCGGCGCGACATCTGCCCCAGGGTGACCGTCCGCGCGGCGGTGTCGATCTTCAGTTCGTCTCCCGCCGAAAGGCTCAGGGAGAAGGCCAGCTGCCGTCCATCTGCCGAGTCGTTGCGGATCACCGGTCGCACGCACGGACCGTGGATCGTCCACTGTGGCCACGCTGGCGTTGTCCCGCGGTTCAGAAGGGACAACCGTCCGCCACCCGGTTCACCGAACTCCAACGGGAACGAGAGCGGGAACTCGATCCCGGCGCCCGGCCGGGGAAGCCCGCAGGTGAGCTGTTGCTCCTCGCCGTACCGCAGCGGATCCGGCGCGGTGAGCTGGATCGACCAGTCGAAACTGACCGGAGTCGTGTCGGCGATCTTGACGCCGGCCGCGAGCCGGACCGACGCCCGTCGGGTCATCGTCCGTTCGGCGACCACGAGCGACCCCAAGGTCGCTCCGTCCGCCAGCACGGCGACGATGCGGTTCTTCGCGTCTTCACGGGTGTCCGGATCCGGCGCGATCGCGGTCCCCTCCAAGGTGATCACTCTCGCGGTCCGGAACGAGGGAGCGTCGAAACTGCCGTCCCGTTGCGGTCGATCGGAGAGGTCCAGCCGGATGCCCGGTCCGCCGGACCAGCCGTCCTCTTTGGTCACCCACCACTCGACACCCGCACCGTCGACGGTGTTGCCCGCCCAACCGTCCACTGTGTACGTCGGCAAGGCGAGCACGCTCTCGATCACCGCTTCGCCGCCCATGCCACCTCCCTCGCGGCCACGCGGCCGATTTCGTACTCCGACTGACCCGCGCGGGGATGGACGTTCACGGTGACCGCCGCCCTCGCCGCTTCCACCCTGGCGCGGACGCGGCCGAGCGGGCCGGTCACGCGCGCGGCGGTCGCGGCGGAGAGGTTCGCCATCGCGGGCCGGACGGTCACGGACTTGGGAAGCGGCACCAGCTTCGTCATCGCGGCGGCCACCAGGTCGCCCGTCTTGTCGATGCCGACGGCGAGCCCCTCACCGATGTTGCGCCCGAATCCGGCCATCACTTGTGACGGCGAGAAGATCTTGAGCGCGTCCTTGAGCGGGCCCGAGATCTTGTCCACCACGGAGTTCTTGATCGTCGAAACGAGGTTCCCGGCCATGTCACGGATCCCGTTGATGAGCCCTTCGATCAACGACCTGCCGGAGTCGTAGAGCGTCCGGCCCAGATCGCCGAGTGCGCCGACCACCTTGCCGGGCAGAGACTTGACGAAGCCGATCACGCCGGAGATCGCCGTGCTCACCGCGGATTTGGCCTGGTCGAACGCCTTCCGGACGATGCCAACCACCTGACCGACGCCCTTGATCGTCGCGACGACGGTCTTGATCCCACCGGTGACGATGGCCTTCACCACGGTGAAGACCGTGGTGATCACCTTTTGGACGACGGTGAAGTAGGTGGTCACGTAGGTCCGGATCACCGTCACCGCCGCCTGGATGACCTTGGCGACATACGGCCAGACCACGGCGATGACGCGGCGGATCACGTTCACGGCGTCGACCACGACCTTCTTCACCGCGGTGAAGGCCGAATCGACGATGGTCCGGAAGGCCGTGCTGCGTTTGTAGGCGAGGATGAGTCCCGCGACGAGCAGCGCGATCACGGCGATGACGATCCCGATCGGCCCGCTCGCGAGTCTGGTGGCCACGGCGAACGCGCGCTGGGCGGCGGTACCCAGCCTGGTCGCGAGGGTGTGGGCGCGCTGCGCGATGGTCGCCGCCATCGTCCGTGCGGTCGAAAGGGCGGCTTGCACGGCCGCCTTGGTATGGCCGGCGGCGAGGAGGACGAGGTTCCGCGCCCCCGTCGCGGCCGCGACCGCCATGTTCCTGGCGTTGACCACGAACCGGCCGACGGCGGCACTCGCGTTCATCGCGGCTTGACGGGCCGCGACCAGCCCCTGGGTCAGTTGCGCCTTCAAGGCCGCGCCCAGGTCCCGGATCGCGCCGGGTGCTCCCTTCACCATGTTCTGGAGGTCCCGCCCGAAGGCGGACAGCTCTTTGGCGCTTTCCCTCAGTCCCGTACGGAAGTCCCGGAGCGCACCGGGCAACCGGTTCATCGCCGCGGCCGCGTCCTGCACTTGCGTGACGGTGCCCTGAATCGCCGTCGCCGCCGTGTTGATCGCGTCGGCGTAACCCACGACGTCGGTGACGGCGGCGGTGACCGCCGGATGACTTTCCTTGAACTTCGCCGTCATCTCGGTGAGCTCTTTGTTGACGTGCTCGGCGAAATCCTGCGTGATCTTGTTCGCGGCCTCCGAAACGGCGTTGGTGACCGACTCGCGGATCCCGGTGACCAGGGCGTCGACCTGGGCCTTGGCCGCTTCGGTGATGGCGGACGTCGGCGCGGTCACCGGCCGCCTCCCGGTGACGGCGCGCCGAAGAAGGCGGCGAGTTGCTCAGGCGTGGTCGCCACGACCTCTTCCTCCTCTTCGACTCCGGGTCTCGGCACCGGTCGCGGCCGTTCGGGCCGGTCGGCGTTCTCGTCGGAATTCGCCGTCACGAACAGCCAGTTGCCCACGGCGAGCTCGTCGACGGCGCCGGCGAGCAGATGCTCGGTGATACCCCAGTCGGCGACGTCGCCGTGCAGCGCGCGCACCAACGCGGACTCCCTCGGCAGATGGCGGATCAGCACCCGCAGCCGCCGCGGGGAGAGCCGTCCGCGGTAGTAGTCGAGTAGATCCACCCGGTAAAACCGCAGCAGATCGGCTTCGACGGCCTCGCCGTGCTCTGTCAGGAGCTCGTCGAGGCCGAAGATTCCCCCAGCGACATGCCGGTGTCACGGCCGTACGCCTCCAGCAGGGCCTGGACGTCCTGCACCGAAACGGCGTGCTCGTCGAGCCGCTTGAACTGTTCGTCGCCGAGCAGGACCTGCAGCAGACCGTCCAAATCGGACGGATCCAGCGCGGCGAGCCTGCCGACGGAGTCGCGCGGCAGCTCGGTCGGCAGCGAGAAGCTCTCGCCGTCGAGTTCGAATTCCCAGCGCTCGCCCAGCGCCTCGAGCCGTTGAGCGCGTGCGGCGTTGACGTTGTACTTCGCCATTTCCGGTGTTCCCCCTGGCTTTCTCTACGCGGACTGTTCTTCGGGCTCGGTCTCGGCGACGGCGGTCGGCGCGACGGTGTTCATCGACCACTGCGCCAGCGGTTCGAACTTGTTGTCCTTGATCGGGGTCAGCGCGGTGAAGGTGATCCCGAGTTTGATCGCCGATGTCCTGGTCACGGCGGTCTCGTCGGTTTCGGTGACCACTCCGCGCGGGATGTAGAAGCGGTGCTTCACGGTCGGGCCGTCGCTGAACTCGATCCCGAGCGCGCGTTCGTCCACTCGTGGCGCCGCGTCGATGTTGTAGACGTTCGGGGTGGCGGGCACCGGGGAACTGAAGAAGAAGGTCATCGTGTCGCTGTTGATCTGCAGCAGCGAGAACTTCACCGAGAAGTCGCGATCACTGAACACGTACCGGATCGCCGCCACCGACTGCCAGGTGTCGACCGGATCGAGTTTGTCCTTCTTGACGAACTTGACCCCGTCCGAGCTGGTGTAACCGAGGTTCACCCACGGCGCCGCCCAGTCCTTGGTGAAATCGGCCGGAGCCGCGGTGTGCGCGGGTGCCACGAAAAGGGATCCGGTACCCGCCACCCGGATCTCGCTGGCGTTCAGTCCTGGCATGACAGCCCTCCCACTGCTTTTTCCGGCCGCTCAGGCCGGTCTTGGTCTGATCACGAGCAGGAACCGGTACTTCATGAGGTACCGGCCGGCGTCGGTGAACCTGCGGTCGAGCGAGAAGCACGGCCCCTGGATCTCGGTCGTGTCGGGCAGGACGACGTCATCCGCCAGCGCGACACTCGTGATCAGCGGCAACACCCCGCGCACGACGCAAGCGAGCGCGTGCGCGGCGGGTTTGTCCGGTCCGTAGGAATCGATCCGTACTTCGGCGTGGTCGAGCAGGTCGTCGTCGGCGAAGTGGCCACCGAGCCGGGTGAGCACGACGGCGCGCTGGGTCCCGTCGAACCCCGGTGGCGGCAGCGAACCGACAGGCACCCCCACCAGCTCGGGACGTCCTCGGAGATAGCCGGAAACGACGTTCTCGACGTTCGGGAACATCAACGGCCGCGTATCGGGCACGGCCGAAACCGTCCTCCCCATCCCCCAGCCACCTCCCCCGTGGACCCGCTGGAATGTGACCAAGGTAACTCAGAGATCCCGACTTTTAAGGGGCCGATCGGGGGAAGGTGCCGACACCGTCCGGCCCACGGACGGTCACGAGGACGTCGTAACGGTTCGACCTCGGAAAGCGTCTCCCGGACGAACCGGGCATTGACATCGTCGCGTCGCTCGCGTTCAATTCCCGCCACTATGACAACGTTGTCTTCCAGCGGACCGGACAACGGCCACCGCACCACCAGCCGACGGGCCACGATGAGCGACGTGGCCCGCCTCGCGGGCGTGAGCATCAAGACCGTCTCGCGGGTCGTGAACGACGAGCCCGCCGTCCATCCGGACACCGCGGAGCGCGTGATGGCGGCGATCGAGCAGCTCGGGTTCCGGCGGAACCTGGGCGCGCGCAACCTGCGGCGCGGCTCGACGACCGGGACGATCGGCCTGATCGTCGAGGAT contains these protein-coding regions:
- a CDS encoding phage tail protein, with the protein product MPGLNASEIRVAGTGSLFVAPAHTAAPADFTKDWAAPWVNLGYTSSDGVKFVKKDKLDPVDTWQSVAAIRYVFSDRDFSVKFSLLQINSDTMTFFFSSPVPATPNVYNIDAAPRVDERALGIEFSDGPTVKHRFYIPRGVVTETDETAVTRTSAIKLGITFTALTPIKDNKFEPLAQWSMNTVAPTAVAETEPEEQSA
- a CDS encoding phage tail protein; this encodes MTAPTSAITEAAKAQVDALVTGIRESVTNAVSEAANKITQDFAEHVNKELTEMTAKFKESHPAVTAAVTDVVGYADAINTAATAIQGTVTQVQDAAAAMNRLPGALRDFRTGLRESAKELSAFGRDLQNMVKGAPGAIRDLGAALKAQLTQGLVAARQAAMNASAAVGRFVVNARNMAVAAATGARNLVLLAAGHTKAAVQAALSTARTMAATIAQRAHTLATRLGTAAQRAFAVATRLASGPIGIVIAVIALLVAGLILAYKRSTAFRTIVDSAFTAVKKVVVDAVNVIRRVIAVVWPYVAKVIQAAVTVIRTYVTTYFTVVQKVITTVFTVVKAIVTGGIKTVVATIKGVGQVVGIVRKAFDQAKSAVSTAISGVIGFVKSLPGKVVGALGDLGRTLYDSGRSLIEGLINGIRDMAGNLVSTIKNSVVDKISGPLKDALKIFSPSQVMAGFGRNIGEGLAVGIDKTGDLVAAAMTKLVPLPKSVTVRPAMANLSAATAARVTGPLGRVRARVEAARAAVTVNVHPRAGQSEYEIGRVAAREVAWAAKR
- a CDS encoding phage distal tail protein; its protein translation is MGGEAVIESVLALPTYTVDGWAGNTVDGAGVEWWVTKEDGWSGGPGIRLDLSDRPQRDGSFDAPSFRTARVITLEGTAIAPDPDTREDAKNRIVAVLADGATLGSLVVAERTMTRRASVRLAAGVKIADTTPVSFDWSIQLTAPDPLRYGEEQQLTCGLPRPGAGIEFPLSFPLEFGEPGGGRLSLLNRGTTPAWPQWTIHGPCVRPVIRNDSADGRQLAFSLSLSAGDELKIDTAARTVTLGQMSRRAGLLPGSRWFGLPPGTTNITFDAFDDSTPAWLSVSWRDAWV
- a CDS encoding GH92 family glycosyl hydrolase, encoding MPASTSTRVAGLLTALVVPAGLLTPVAAAAPGGDPVDAVNTFIGTKDDGNTFPGASAPFGMTQVSPISSHYAGYRYDDTAIRGFGHFFLSGAGCWEQGGLVSSLPTTGAVGPGAAFDTAKPETFDHKKYASPYTHEGEIGKPGYYKVRLTGYGGVDAEATATTRTGVERYTFAKSGDANVFVNVGQANDKEPVTASQIRVVGDRTVEGMVESQAFCGGKPYKTWFTTTFDKPFKSFGTWSPTGGTPGSKESVGGEGLRGAWLTFGGGQVTATTAISHVDAFGAKLNLASDKGRSFDAVRDGAQRAWRKELSSVDIKGGAKDDRTVFYTSLYHALLQPLTGNDADGRYRGFDDKIHRALGWTYYEFFSLWDTYRTQNQLLALLRPARAKDVAKSVLAIHDQGGWLPRWAYANQETNTMTGDPVTPFLVDLWRFGALSGQEFKAYQALLRNSREIPPASSPFQGRSGNASYQKDGFVQYDKDFPKKGQDTDPDHGASATLEYALADCSLSIMAAGLGKKDDAKALADKGRSYRTLWDSSVTDRGFTGFYRPKLEGGEWFSPAGKPFNPQSQDGFHEGTSWQYQWLTQQDVPGLVDRMGGKENVGKRLDDFFAYGDLVKDPAKTVREEWVVGPYNYYNQFRYNPNNEPDLHSPWMYTLTGQPWKTSAVVRAAHTLFTNAPNGVTGNDDLGTMSAWYVFSALGLYPAVPGTGQFVLNAPRFEKSVVHLENGRDITIKADGADASKLQYVQGLGSGSQRAYVGLEQLARGTTLDFRLTDDAAKATWATGPEGAPKSPCAG